One genomic segment of Gottschalkia acidurici 9a includes these proteins:
- a CDS encoding ABC transporter permease, which yields MELNIHFLAQSFGAVVSIGICAAGVMGLPLVISDYRHKKILKRFKVTPISPALLLIVQVAINALMSIVSLVLVYIVAVIFFNYQMYGSWLSFIGAYFLVMISIYSIGMMVAGVASNIKIANLLCCVLYFPMLIFSGATLPYEIMPTSLQRISDILPLTQGIKLLKATSLGLPIHASLSSIIIMVSIMVVCVSVSIRFFRWE from the coding sequence ATGGAGCTAAATATACATTTTTTAGCTCAGTCATTCGGTGCAGTAGTGTCTATTGGAATATGTGCTGCAGGAGTTATGGGACTTCCCCTAGTAATCTCAGATTATAGGCATAAAAAAATACTCAAGCGTTTTAAGGTAACACCAATAAGCCCAGCTTTACTTTTGATTGTTCAGGTTGCAATTAATGCACTTATGTCTATAGTTTCCTTAGTTCTTGTCTATATAGTGGCTGTTATTTTCTTCAATTATCAAATGTATGGTTCATGGCTTTCATTTATTGGAGCTTATTTTTTGGTAATGATATCAATCTACAGTATAGGAATGATGGTCGCAGGAGTTGCATCTAATATTAAAATAGCTAACCTATTGTGTTGTGTACTATACTTTCCAATGCTTATTTTTTCAGGTGCTACGTTGCCTTATGAAATTATGCCCACATCACTTCAAAGGATATCAGATATATTACCTTTGACACAAGGAATTAAGCTACTCAAAGCTACTTCTTTGGGTTTACCAATCCATGCCTCCTTATCTTCAATCATTATAATGGTATCAATTATGGTTGTTTGCGTAAGTGTTTCTATACGTTTTTTCCGCTGGGAATAA